The following are encoded together in the Danaus plexippus chromosome 15, MEX_DaPlex, whole genome shotgun sequence genome:
- the LOC116766324 gene encoding uncharacterized protein LOC116766324, translated as MLIRIGLILFILTCVQTTEDEGEYYNGIGEIYRSQIINAIRKRQADLSEQKLQGGEVKTEPLNTDKVNDSANKIPAKASSNEETPKSELVVGESEGGAVKEDNSKSEALVPQPSEGHDEKNTKTELLKGNATVAAHLPILAPHVTNSTAVKSNGTLNTSEDLTSESLVNKPGVVKRGLIVFGGFSLLAAAYFVFYRKKSKSYDSNTHSNNDTNQFRYGVLQSDDRRDNLELSQIPLTMESDDEEEDLEIFDLEQKKKSLSYVNLQVNDEDIVLNGTKDESKNNLLLDIEDGSSDTLINWSSNGNKSIL; from the exons atgttaattcgCATTGGCCTCATATTGTTTATACTTACTTGCGTCCAAACGACAGAAGATGAAggtgaatattataatggaaTCGGTGAAATATACAGATCCCAGATCATTAACGCTATACGGAAGCGTCAAGCAGATTTATCAGAGCAGAAGCTACAAGGTGGCGAGGTCAAAACTGAACCACTGAATACAGACAAAGTGAATGACAGTGCCAATAAAATACCTGCAAAAGCTAGTTCTAATGAGGAAACACCAAAATCGGAACTAGTAGTTGGAGAAAGTGAAGGAGGGGCAGTGAAAGAAGATAATTCAAAATCAGAAGCACTCGTGCCACAGCCTAGTGAGGGAcatgatgaaaaaaatacaaaaactgaGCTTCTTAAGG GTAATGCTACAGTAGCAGCTCATTTGCCAATATTAGCACCACATGTGACAAATTCTACAGCTGTAAAATCCAATGGAACATTGAATACGTCCGAGGATCTAACATCTGAAAGCTTGGTCAACAAGCCAGGTGTTGTGAAAAGAGGTCTTATAGTTTTCGGAGGCTTTTCTCTTCTTGCTGCAGCCTATTTCGTGTTTTACag GAAAAAGAGCAAAAGTTATGATTCAAACACACACAGCAACAACGACACAAATCAGTTCCGGTATGGTGTATTACAGTCGGACGATAGGCGGGACAACCTGGAACTCTCACAGATACCGTTGACGATGGAATCTGACGATGAGGAGGAAGATTTGGAAATATTTGACCTTGAACAGAAGAAAAAGTCCTTGTCATATGTGAATCTACAAGTCAACGATGAGGATATCGTCCTTAACGGAACAAAGGATGAGTCCAAAAACAATCTGCTGCTAGATATTGAGGATGGGTCGTCTGATACATTAATCAATTGGTCGAGTAACGGTAACAAgtcgatattataa